The genomic interval ATCAGGTAAATAACACTCTTATTGAATCTCATCATTCTCACCTCATACTTTATATATCATTAAAGGGTGTCGATATCAAGTTAAAAGGCGCTTAAAAGTTGACCGGCATGGGGAAGAACCATATCGACCATATATTGCCGATGAAATGGAAAAGCGCCGGCGGGAAGAGGTTTTTGTAGCGGTATTTGAGCCAGCCCATGATCAGCCCAGGGAAAAATGTGCAGAGCGATATCCAGTAGGGGGCCACGATCAGGTGGATCGGCGCGAACACCAGATTGGTCATCACGATAGCCGTAAAGGGGGAGAAATGCCGTTCTAAAACGGGCTGGAGCCAGCCGCGAAAAAATGTCTCTTCTATTATCGCCGCGGCGAGTCCCGAAGCGCCCATATTCAGCACGGTCCAGAGGCCGCGTTTACGCGGCAGCGCCTCCCAGGGCCAGTTCATCGCGACGACTGTGAGCGCCAGCAATATAAATGCAGACACGGCAAGTGTCTGCATAAAATCTCTCGCGCGGAACTCCCAGCGTAAGCCATACTCGTCGGGGTCCTCTTTTCTGTACCAGCACCATCCGTATGGCCAGTAGAGCAGGAATACTCCCGCGCAGAAGGATATGAACGTACTCATATATGAAAGACTATATCTTCAGGCAATCGGTGCATAGTCCGTAGAAAAATATTTCCGTGCGTTCGATCTGCGCGATATTTTCACGTACCGATGAGGCCGACTTAAATATTTCGTCTTCGTCCACCGGAATGTCGAAGAGCTTACCACATCTGCGGCAGAGAAAGTGTCCGTGTGTCGTAGTCGTCGGGTCAAAATATACCCTCTTATCGTCGATGCTGAGTATTTTTATGAGTCCGGCATCCGCGAGAAGCTGCGCGGTGCTGTAAAGCGTGGCGACGGACATCGTAGAATATTCGGCAGAGAGCTCACGGTAGAGAGTGTCGGCAGAGGGATGGTCGGTGCGGCCCTCCAACTGCTGTAAGATCGCGATACGCTGTGCCGTTATCTTGGCGCCTCTCACCCTAAGAACTGCTATTCCATCGTCTACGGTCCACATTTTATCCATTCCTCCAAAAAATGTATTTTTAAATCATTTCAATTTCATTTCAATTATTATAAATCATAACTTTTGATTTGTGTACAGTAAAACAAAAAACACTTTTTAGGCTTGCGGATTTGCGTAATTTAACGTTATAATGTCCGTTGCACATAATGGGGTGTAGCCAAGCGGCCTAAGGCATCGGACTTTGACTCCGACATCGATGGTTCGAGTCCATCCACCCCAGCCATGTTATGTATAAAAGCTGGTCATATCATCGAAAACGTGTTTTTGAAGGGAGCCGGAAAAGTGAATCAGCCAAAAAAACCGTTTGGGGTTCTGCTCTTGGCTGCGGGAAAAGGCACGCGGATGCGCAGTAAAACTCCCAAAGTCCTACATCTGATGCTCGAAGAACCTATCCTCTATTATCCTCTAAGATCGGCGCTGGATGCCGGTTTTGGGGATATTGCCGTTATGGTTGGTTTCGGGGGCGAGTTGGTGGAGAGCTGGACGAGAGACAACTTTCCCGGCGCTGAGATAATATGGCAGCGTGAACAGAGGGGCACCGGACATGCGGCAAAGCTGGCGCAGGAGTGGTGGCAAAATTTCGAGAACGTGATGGTCCTCGCCGGCGACGCGCCGCTGATAAAGCCCGAGACGCTCTCATTCTTTGCCGAACGCCACGCGGCGGGCGGTAACGCCTGCAGCTTCCTGAGCTTCGACCTTGAAGACCCCGCCGGATACGGCCGCGTCCTCCGCGAAGAGGGGCGGGTGCGCGTCGTAGAGCATAAGGACGCTACGGAGCGGCAGCGGGAGGTAAAAGAGGTCAACAGCGGCATGTATATCTTCGATACCGCGGCGCTCGCCGGCGTGATAGACAAGATATCGTGCGCCAACGCGCAGGGGGAATATTATCTGCCGGATACGCTTGCTCTGATAGAATCGTGCGGCGGCCGGGTAGAGGCCGTGAAGGCCGACCATGCCGAAGAGTTCCTCGGAATAAACGACCAGATGCAGCTGGCGGCGGCGGCGCGGATAATGCGCGACCGTATCGTCAGCGGTTTTATGATAAACAACGGGCTGCAGTGCATGGACCCCGCGAGCCTGTGGATCGGCCCGAAGGTAAAGATCGGGCGCGACGTCGTCATCCACCCCTCGGTGCAGCTGTGGGGAGAGACGGTCATCGAAGACGAGGCCTTTATCGGCAGCTTCACGGTGCTGCGTAATTCGGTGGTGCATGCAAAGGCGAACCTCAAAGGTTCCGTGCGCCTTAACGATTCAACGATCGGGCCGAGGGCCTCGGCAGGCCCCTTTGCCTTTATGCGCGAACACGGCGAGCTGCTGGAAAACGCCCACATGGGCCGCTTTGTCGAGATAAAGAAGAGCCGCGTCGGCGTCGGCTCAAAGGTGCCTCACCTGTCGTATATCGGCGACGCCGAGATAGGTGAGGAGACTAATATCGGCGCGGGGACGATCACCTGCAACTATGACGGCGAGAAAAAGAACCCGACGAAGATCGGCCGCGGTTGTTTCATCGGCAGCGATACGATGCTCGTAGCCCCCGTCACACTGGGCGACGACGTGACGACCGGGGCCGGTTCGGTGATCACCAACGACATACCGGACGGCGCGCTCGGAGTGGGCCGCGCGAAGCAGTCAAACATCGAAGGCTGGAGCCGCCGCCGCCGGGGCAAAGGTAAAAAGTAAGTTATCAATTTTAATATATTATTCTTCACGGAATTATACTAAGGAGGAGAATGAAATGTCCGCAGGATTACGAGAGGTAAAAATATTTTCGGGCAGCGCAGACCCGCAGTTCGCGGAAAATATCTGCATGAATCTCGGCGTACCTCTTTCCGCATCAAAGTTGTTCAGATTTTCCGACGGCGAGATCGGTGTCTCTATTGAGGAGAGCGTACGCGGCGCAGACGTATACGTCGTTCAGCCAACCTGCGAGCCGGCCAACGAGCATCTTATCGAGCTGCTCATCATCGTGGACGCGCTGAAAAGGGCTTCGGCTTATCACGTCAATCTTGTCATGCCCTACTTCGGTTACGCGCGTCAGGACAGAAAGACCCGTTCCCGCGAGCCGATCACGGCTAAACTGATCGCCAACCTTCTGGAGAAGGCCGGCGCAGACCGTGTGATCGCGGCGGACCTCCACGCGGGACAGATACAGGGATTTTTCGACATTCCCGTCGACCACCTTACCGGCATTCCCCTCCTTGCCTCATACTTCCACCGCATCCTTGCGAAGGAGATCGAACAAGACCTTGTGACCGTCGTATCTCCCGACATCGGCGGCGTTGTGCGCGCGAGGAAGTTCGCGGAGCAGCTTAACAACGCCGACCTTGCCATTGTCGACAAGCGCCGTTCGCACGAGGTCGCGAACCAGTGCGAGGTGATGGAGATCATCGGCAATATCGACGGCCGTACCTGTATCCTCGTCGACGACATCGTGGATACCGCCGGCACGATCGTGAAGGCCGCGGAGGCTCTCAAAGAGCGCGGCGCGAAGGCGGTCTACGCCTGCGCCACCCATGGAGTACTTTCTGGACCGGCGATCGACAGGATCAAGGGCTCCGTGATCGAGGAGATGGTCCTGACGGATACGATCCCGCTCAAAGAAGAAAAGCAGACCGCAAAGATCACTGTGCTTTCGATAGCCCCTCTCTTCGCCGAGGCGCTGAGACGGATCCATTCGGAGCATTCAGTAAGCATTCTCTTCCGTTAAGTACGGAGTGAGATATGATTTAGAAAAACAGAAGTGTAAAAAATACTGAGGAGGAAACACCCATGGCTAAGAATCAGATAGTAAAACTCGACTTCACGAAAAGAGAAGTCACCGGAACGGGAGCCTGCCGTAAGATCCGTTCGAAGAACCTCATCCCCGTAGTACTCTACGGCCCTGACTACAAGAGCGGCCTTGCCGGTACGGTATCGGCGAGAGCCATTGCGCCGCTGGCAAACAGCGGCCATAGAGAGACGACGCTCATCGAGCTTGCGATCAGCGACGGCACTACAGTCTCCGCGCTTATCCGCGACGTGCAGCGCCATCCGCTCACCCGTCAGATCCGCCACATCGACCTCTATCAGGTCCTCAAGGGCCATAAGCTGAAGGTGGAGATTCCTATCCGTATCGCCAACGTCGATACGGCGAAAGGCGTCAAAGAGGGCGGTCTCCTTACGCACAGCACGCGCCTCGTTCTTGTCGAAGTGCAGCCCAGCGATATCCCCGAAGAGATCGTCGTCGACGCGAAGGATCTCGAAATGGGCGCCGAAGTATTTGTGAAAGACCTCCCCGTTCCCGAAGGCGTCGTCATGCTGACGGACCCCGAGGTCCTCGTTCTTCACATCTCGGCTCTCAGATCATCGGACGACGAAGTTGCCGAAGGAGAAGAGGAGAGCAAGGAAGTCGAAGTCGTTGCCAAGGGCAAGGCGGCCAAGGAAGAGGAATAATAGCTTTACCGACTATATATGCAGTGAGCGCGGCAACTTGGCGTCGGCCCTTGACGGCGGATGTCAAGTTGCATCGTTGTCTTATGCCTGTGCTCCTGTCGGAGGATATTGTGGCTTTTCGTTAAAGACGCTTAGTATATATTACGCGTCTTTTGTTTTATTTATGGGATGATAGATCATGAAACTTATCGTTGGCCTGGGAAATCCGGGATATGAATATGTATGGACGCGCCATAACGCCGGATGGACGATCGTCGATTCTTTTGTGGCAAGGCTGGGGCTGCGGGAGCCGCAGATAAAGTTCCGCGGAGCCTATTGGGGCCCCGTC from Cloacibacillus sp. carries:
- the mrtS gene encoding Synerg-CTERM system glutamic-type intramembrane protease MrtS: MSTFISFCAGVFLLYWPYGWCWYRKEDPDEYGLRWEFRARDFMQTLAVSAFILLALTVVAMNWPWEALPRKRGLWTVLNMGASGLAAAIIEETFFRGWLQPVLERHFSPFTAIVMTNLVFAPIHLIVAPYWISLCTFFPGLIMGWLKYRYKNLFPPALFHFIGNIWSIWFFPMPVNF
- a CDS encoding Fur family transcriptional regulator, whose translation is MWTVDDGIAVLRVRGAKITAQRIAILQQLEGRTDHPSADTLYRELSAEYSTMSVATLYSTAQLLADAGLIKILSIDDKRVYFDPTTTTHGHFLCRRCGKLFDIPVDEDEIFKSASSVRENIAQIERTEIFFYGLCTDCLKI
- the glmU gene encoding bifunctional UDP-N-acetylglucosamine diphosphorylase/glucosamine-1-phosphate N-acetyltransferase GlmU encodes the protein MLCIKAGHIIENVFLKGAGKVNQPKKPFGVLLLAAGKGTRMRSKTPKVLHLMLEEPILYYPLRSALDAGFGDIAVMVGFGGELVESWTRDNFPGAEIIWQREQRGTGHAAKLAQEWWQNFENVMVLAGDAPLIKPETLSFFAERHAAGGNACSFLSFDLEDPAGYGRVLREEGRVRVVEHKDATERQREVKEVNSGMYIFDTAALAGVIDKISCANAQGEYYLPDTLALIESCGGRVEAVKADHAEEFLGINDQMQLAAAARIMRDRIVSGFMINNGLQCMDPASLWIGPKVKIGRDVVIHPSVQLWGETVIEDEAFIGSFTVLRNSVVHAKANLKGSVRLNDSTIGPRASAGPFAFMREHGELLENAHMGRFVEIKKSRVGVGSKVPHLSYIGDAEIGEETNIGAGTITCNYDGEKKNPTKIGRGCFIGSDTMLVAPVTLGDDVTTGAGSVITNDIPDGALGVGRAKQSNIEGWSRRRRGKGKK
- a CDS encoding ribose-phosphate pyrophosphokinase, whose amino-acid sequence is MSAGLREVKIFSGSADPQFAENICMNLGVPLSASKLFRFSDGEIGVSIEESVRGADVYVVQPTCEPANEHLIELLIIVDALKRASAYHVNLVMPYFGYARQDRKTRSREPITAKLIANLLEKAGADRVIAADLHAGQIQGFFDIPVDHLTGIPLLASYFHRILAKEIEQDLVTVVSPDIGGVVRARKFAEQLNNADLAIVDKRRSHEVANQCEVMEIIGNIDGRTCILVDDIVDTAGTIVKAAEALKERGAKAVYACATHGVLSGPAIDRIKGSVIEEMVLTDTIPLKEEKQTAKITVLSIAPLFAEALRRIHSEHSVSILFR
- a CDS encoding 50S ribosomal protein L25, which translates into the protein MAKNQIVKLDFTKREVTGTGACRKIRSKNLIPVVLYGPDYKSGLAGTVSARAIAPLANSGHRETTLIELAISDGTTVSALIRDVQRHPLTRQIRHIDLYQVLKGHKLKVEIPIRIANVDTAKGVKEGGLLTHSTRLVLVEVQPSDIPEEIVVDAKDLEMGAEVFVKDLPVPEGVVMLTDPEVLVLHISALRSSDDEVAEGEEESKEVEVVAKGKAAKEEE